Part of the Macrobrachium nipponense isolate FS-2020 chromosome 49, ASM1510439v2, whole genome shotgun sequence genome, ATTCCCTGCAGTCTTCAACCCATGTCGTGAGGTACTTTGATTAGTAACCAAGTACATAATACACTATTCCCAGGAGGGGGTTAGtgtcttcagtgcacctcacggggtgcattgtaggcattactaaaggttcattGCACCGACCCTTCGACCTctagctggaacccctttcactccttttactgtacctccattcatattatcttccatcttgctatccaccctctcctaacaattatttcaaagtgaactgctttgaggttttcctcctgttacacctttcaaaccaacctactctcaatttcctttccagcactgaatgacctcataggccccagtggtTGCCCTTTGGCCCAAACTCTATATTCCAACCATAATTCACTATAAGGCCATCAGAGGCGCAATGAGATTCTGAAGAGTTAACtaaatcatttcatttttcactGGACAGAAACTAGACCCTGTAGTTGGTGTGTGTCAAGTATCATAACTACTGGACTTTTGGGAACTTCCAGTCAAACACTTACACagatttatattcataaaatttacCCACCTAATTCTGCCTAATTTCCTGTCTGCAGGTAGTGTTACTGATGCTCATTGGTCTCGCCAGCTGCCGCGCTGATTTCATAAGAAATTCTGACAGGGATGTGGAGGTCAAATACAAGTaagttgaaaagtaaaatgtcTTTTTAACTTCCGGTTTCAGAAAAACGGACCAGGTTGCATCCCGAGACGCGTTCCACTCTTGCTTCCAGCAAAAAATAGTTCATACAACTATTTCTATTTGCTGTTATAAAGTGGGCAAACCAAAACACTAATTTTAGAACTCTGGAATGGGTATTTGTTTACATAATTTGAATTGGCGTGCTTCATTTGGGCAGCCATGCCTGGTCACTTGTGTGTTTAGTACTATATAATAGCCAGTGTGTCTTTGGCGAAGGAGCATCTTGTAAATACCGACCAGTTCTGCTCTATCTAGACATTTCTGACTCAGCCACCGTCTACCTCTCTCCTTCAGGTTTGACGACGACTACGACAGGGAAGTCGAAGTCGATTTCGACGACAGACCCGCAGCGATTTTGAGGCCCCTCGTAGTTCCAGTCGTCCAGCGCCGCCCAGAGACCGTCCACCGATTCGTCCAGGTCAGTGCTGCTCCAGCCCCACAGTTCAGAACAAGAGTCGTCCCAGTGGCTGCTCCACCCGCAGCTGCCCAGGTGCTTACTGAAGCAGCACCCGTCCAGATCGTGGCTTCTCAGCCCCAAGTCTTCACCCAGCCTCAGCAGATTGTTCCCGTGGCCCCACAGGCAACCGTCCAGGTCTTGGCTTCTCAGCCCCAAGTCTTCACTCAGCCTCAGCAGATTGTTCCCGTAGTCCCTCAGGCTCCAGTCTTCGTCCAGGACCGAGTCGTCCCAGTGGTTTCCGCTCCAAGGAACGATGTTGTCACCCAGTACGTTAGAGCCGAGCATGTTCCAGTGGTTCCAGCTCCTAGCGTGCCCATCGTGACTCCCCCTAGGGCTACTTTTGTCGCAGAAAGGAGGGATATCTTTAGGCCCAGGGACGACAGCAGCGAGAAATAGGATACACAAGGAAGTTTTAATGTATTGACCTATCAAGACGACGACGTCTCCTAACTCCcatatatacttaaaatattcAATTACTTTCAGAGTTACTTATCTGTGAATCTTATTTGGAAACTTGTATTTTAGAagagcataaaatatatatatattcttccaagACTTCAGGCTTTCATTGAGAACTTTTCCTCGGTAAGCTATACACTTGTCACCGAAATGAACAGGCAGATAAAACGCTGGTTATATAAGGGTCCTATCTGTCAAATCAGTCGTGACTGACAACTTTTGTATCAAATCAAAATGGTTTTCGTTCTTGTAAACGATGTTCATTAATCAGacctatttataaaaaatatgtatagccATTGTGAGAAAGATATTCTAACAAACCGGGAATATCAAAATTTACTCAGGGCATAGCTATCAAAgcactttcaaaaaaaaatctataatccatattttttctattcttcaaAGTTATACTATCtatagtataatacatacatacatattatattgtaaaggaatattgatttattgaatgtaaaaattgcagaaaagtttggaaaaattgaaaatgaatttgcatagaaaaaagtgtgtacactagacaacagatggcagtagcgcttggcgtaaggcggtagtcgccaaggaagATGTACcgccgaaacaatgatatttggtccatggatgtctagcgtgagtctggtatataaaggcccaaaacgacgattttcgttggagctgaaacaaacaagtgattataatattgTGGGggatcaagttttgaggaatataggTAATGTA contains:
- the LOC135205289 gene encoding DNA translocase FtsK-like: MKAVVLLMLIGLASCRADFIRNSDRDVEVKYKFDDDYDREVEVDFDDRPAAILRPLVVPVVQRRPETVHRFVQVSAAPAPQFRTRVVPVAAPPAAAQVLTEAAPVQIVASQPQVFTQPQQIVPVAPQATVQVLASQPQVFTQPQQIVPVVPQAPVFVQDRVVPVVSAPRNDVVTQYVRAEHVPVVPAPSVPIVTPPRATFVAERRDIFRPRDDSSEK